The Betta splendens chromosome 7, fBetSpl5.4, whole genome shotgun sequence genome includes a window with the following:
- the her12 gene encoding hairy-related 12: MLMMLYKKRSSSSRDSRAQHCPPEEAADSTCTDMAPCSTSYSSVHHIRISDKDIKLRKPVVEKMRRDRINSCIEQLKIILEKEFHKQEPNSKLEKADILEMTVSFLRQQLQPGLGHGDYRQGYSHCWRDSLHFLSSGSGAEGARPQGPQLQREQRGGGGGSSSSSSSSRGPAVWRPW; encoded by the exons ATGCTAATGATGCTGTAtaaaaagaggagcagctcctccagagacAGCAGAGCTCAACACTGTCctcctgaagaagctgcagactCCACCTGCACAGACATGGCTCCTTGTTCCACCAGCTACTCGTCCGTTCATCACATCAGGATCTCTGACAAAGACATCAAA CTCAGAAAGCCCGTTGTGGAGAAGATGCGCAGGGACCGCATCAACAGCTGCATCGAGCAGCTGAAGATCATCCTGGAGAAGGAGTTCCACAAGCAGGAGCCCAACTCCAAGCTGGAGAAGGCCGACATCCTGGAGATGACGGTGAGCTtcctgaggcagcagctgcagccgggccTGGGCCACGGCGACTACAGGCAGGGCTACTCCCACTGCTGGAGGGACTCGCTGCACTTCCTGTCCAGCGGCTCGGGTGCGGAGGGAGCGCGGCCGCAGGGGCCGCAGCTCCAGCGGGAGCagagaggcggcggcggcggcagcagcagcagcagcagcagcagcaggggtccCGCTGTGTGGAGGCCGTGGTAG
- the LOC114858918 gene encoding taste receptor type 1 member 1 — MSGALLLVLGCLVLQSADGKLDYISKGQGMQLQGDISIAGLFPLHYTDGFTSNLPALVPCDVGSPNKHGFHLMQAMRFTVEEINNGTGPLSLLPGVKLGYQMYDVCSAPASVLATLDLLVPLSPYAPVAEGNAQANNSQAAVAVIGPDSSTNTFTPASFLGAYLMPEISYEASSQLLTNRFLYPSFFRTIPSDKNQVAAIIQLLVHFQWTWVALLGSDNDYGLGGMQSLSQQASEHGICIAYQGIIPPLKDSTVGTMRSMVDGILKTKVNAIVVFSSKSKLSAFFPFVIERNVTHKVWIGTEDWSAATLISGIPGIHTIGTVIGIALKHSSISGFEVFERRLVAAALQQSGAQSGSGSTGQNVCLQSTDLHGLARQNVSLDGYDTTSAFNVYKAVYAVAHALHRALGCDSVACQKNTVYPWELLSDLKQVDFSIGNESVYFDSNGDPPTGYDIVSWVWSGTDWSLKLVGTFSPDPVTLTIADNKIQWHDVRNLKPVPESICSPPCSAGYKKVLRGQHICCFDCFICPADTFVTPKDPTTCQRCVPEQWAPPGSSRCLDRTVLLLAWDDPLAIALLVFLAACLLATSGCATVLLLNLNTPVAKSAGGRTCLLMLAALSVAAMSSLCYFGRPSPLACLLKYPLFIFSFTVCLACITVRALQVVCIFKFASKLPPAYDKWAKNRGPEFTILLASLTILLISVVRVSLNPPRPSRDLTFYQESIVLECSNTLSPGAGVELAYVALLSVLCFCFSYMGKDLPANYNEAKCVTFSLMVYMISWMSFFTLYLVSRSPFVMAANVFAILFSVLAFLAGYFLPKVYIIVLKPQLNTTAHFQNCIQMYTMSKQ, encoded by the exons ATGTCTGGCGCTTTGCTTCTGGTTTTAGGTTGTCTGGTGCTGCAGTCAGCTGATGGGAAGCTGGATTACATTTCTAAGGGACAGGGGATGCAGTTGCAGGGTGACATTAGCATCGCTGGACTTTTTCCACTCCACTACACAGATGGCTTCACTTCAAACCTGCCTGCACTGGTCCCATGTGATGT AGGGAGTCCCAACAAACACGGCTTTCACTTGATGCAAGCCATGAGATTCACTGTGGAAGAAATCAACAACGGCACCGGGCCGCTGTCTCTCTTACCAGGGGTGAAGCTGGGCTACCAAATGTACGACGTGTGCTCCGCACCGGCCAGCGTCCTGGCCACTCTGGACCTGCTGGTGCCACTGTCCCCCTATGCCCCCGTGGCAGAAGGCAACGCACAGGCAAACAACAGCCAAGCAGCCGTGGCTGTGATTGGACCagacagcagcaccaacaccttCACTCCCGCGTCCTTCCTTGGGGCTTACCTCATGCCAGAA ATCTCCTATGAGGCATCAAGTCAATTACTGACCAACAGGTTCCTCTATCCGTCCTTCTTCAGAACAATTCCCAGTGACAAGAACCAGGTGGCGGCGATAATCCAGCTGCTGGTCCATTTCCAGTGGACTTGGGTCGCTCTGTTGGGCAGTGACAACGACTACGGCCTGGGCGGCATGCAGAGCCTGTCCCAGCAAGCCTCAGAGCACGGCATCTGCATCGCCTACCAGGGAATCATCCCCCCGCTGAAGGACAGCACCGTCGGCACCATGAGGAGCATGGTGGACGGCATCCTGAAGACCAAGGTCAACGCCATCGTCGTGTTCTCGAGCAAGTCCAAGCTCAGCGCCTTCTTCCCGTTCGTCATCGAGAGGAACGTGACGCATAAAGTGTGGATCGGTACGGAGGACTGGTCGGCAGCCACGCTCATATCAGGGATTCCTGGGATCCACACCATCGGCACGGTGATCGGCATCGCCCTCAAGCATTCATCCATTTCTGGGTTCGAGGTGTTCGAGAGGCGGTTGGTCGCGGCcgcgctgcagcagagcggcGCTCAGAGCGGGTCCGGCTCCACCGGCCAGAACGTCTGCCTGCAGAGCACGGACCTGCACGGCCTCGCCAGGCAGAACGTCTCGCTGGACGGGTACGACACGACCTCTGCGTTTAACGTGTACAAGGCGGTGTATGCCGTGGCGCACGCCCTGCACCGAGCCCTGGGGTGTGACTCTGTGGCCTGCCAGAAAAACACTGTGTACCCATGGGAG CTTCTCTCAGACCTCAAGCAGGTGGACTTTTCCATAGGGAACGAGTCTGTTTACTTTGACAGTAATGGTGACCCACCCACAGGTTATGACATCGTTTCCTGGGTCTGGAGCGGGACGGATTGGTCTCTCAAGCTGGTTGGCACCTTTAGTCCAGATCCCGTTACGCTCACAATTGCTGATAATAAAATCCAGTGGCACGACGTGAGAAATTTAAAACCT GTACCGGAGTCCATCTGCTCTCCACCCTGCTCAGCCGGCTACAAGAAGGTTCTGAGAGGGCAGCACATATGCTGCTTCGACTGCTTTATTTGTCCCGCTGACACGTTTGTCACTCCAAaag accccaccACATGCCAGAGGTGTGTGCCTGAGCAGTGGGCTCCTCCAGGCTCTTCGCGGTGTCTGGACCGGACCGTGCTGCTGCTCGCCTGGGACGACCCCCTGGCCATCGCGCTGCTCGTCTTCCTCGCCGCCTGCCTCCTCGCGACCTCTGGCTGTGCGACGGTCCTCCTGCTCAACCTGAACACGCCCGTGGCCAAGTCCGCCGGCGGCCGCACCTGCCTCCTGATGCTGGCAGCGCTGAGCGTCGCCGCCATGAGCTCTTTGTGCTATTTTGGCAGGCCGTCTCCCCTGGCCTGCCTCCTCAAGTACCCTCTAttcatcttctccttcactgtGTGTCTGGCCTGCATCACCGTGCGCGCCCTCCAGGTCGTCTGCATTTTCAAATTTGCATCCAAGCTGCCGCCGGCCTACGACAAGTGGGCCAAGAACCGCGGGCCGGAGTTCACCATCCTCCTGGCGTCGCTCACCATCTTGCTCATATCTGTGGTCCGCGTGTCCCTCAACCCCCCCCGCCCGTCCCGGGATCTTACCTTCTACCAGGAGAGCATAGTCCTGGAGTGCAGCAACACGCTCTCGCCTGGCGCAGGCGTGGAGCTGGCGTATGTGGCACTGCTCAGTgtcctctgcttctgtttcagctACATGGGAAAAGACCTGCCGGCCAACTACAACGAGGCCAAGTGCGTCACCTTCAGCCTCATGGTCTACATGATCTCCTGGATGAGCTTCTTCACGCTCTACCTCGTCAGCAGGAGCCCTTTCGTCATGGCCGCCAACGTGTTCGCCATCCTCTTCAGTGTCCTCGCCTTCCTCGCCGGCTACTTCCTGCCCAAAGTCTACATTATTGTGCTGAAGCCACAATTGAACACAACTGCTCATTTCCAGAACTGTATTCAAATGTATACTATGAGTAAACAATGA
- the rprd1b gene encoding regulation of nuclear pre-mRNA domain-containing protein 1B, giving the protein MASFSEAALVKKLSELSSSQQSVQTLSLWIIHHRKHSTPIVKVWHRELKKAKSTRKLTFLYLANDVIQNSKKKGPEFTKDFESVLVDACSHVASDADENCKKHMERLLNIWKERSLYRSDFIQQLKLAIEDSNSPRPAEEKKAVKRSYPKIQEEEDDEDDDYRSHASPRNNDASAAQLTEELVKALQDLENAASGDAAVRQKIASLPQEVQDVSLLEKITDKEAADKLSKTVDEACLLLAEYNGRLAAELEDRRQLARMLTEYISSQKEALTEREKKLEEYKQKLARVTQVRKELKSHIQSLPDLSLLPNVTGGLAPLPSAGDLFSTD; this is encoded by the exons ATGGCGTCCTTctcggaggcggccctggtgaaGAAGCTCTCGGAGCTGAGCAGCTCGCAGCAGAGCGTCCAGACGCTGTCTCTGTGGATCATCCACCACCGCAAACACTCGACCCCCATCGTCAAAGTGTGGCACCGAGAGCTGAAGAAAG CAAAAAGCACCAGGAAGCTGACGTTCCTGTATCTGGCCAATGACGTCATCCAGAACAGCAAGAAGAAAGGACCAGAGTTCACCAAAGACTTTGAGTCTGTCCTTGTTGATGCCTGCTCTCATGTTGCCAG TGATGCAGATGAGAACTGTAAAAAGCACATGGAGAGACTACTGAACATCTGGAAGGAGAGGAGCCTTTACAGAAGTGACTTCATTCAGCAGCTCAAACTTGCTATAGAGGACTCGAACAGCCCCAGGCCCGCAG aggagaagaaggcCGTGAAACGCAGCTATCCAAAGatccaggaggaggaagacgatgaGGACGATGACTACAGAAGCCATGCCTCCCCTCGTAACAATGATGCTTCTGCCGCCCAACTG acagaggagctggtaAAGGCTCTGCAGGACTTGGAGAATGCTGCATCTGGTGATGCAGCTGTTCGTCAGAAAATCGCCTCACTACCACAGGAAGTCCAGGATGTTTCCCTTCTAGAAAAGATAACTG acaaggaggcagcagacaagCTGTCGAAAACGGTGGATGAAGCCTGTTTGCTGCTGGCAGAGTACAACGGGCGactggctgcagagctggaggatcGAAGGCAGCTGGCACGCATGTTGACAGAATACATTAGCAGCCAGAAGGAGGCGCTtacggagagagagaagaaactAGAG gagtATAAGCAAAAACTTGCAAGAGTGACACAGGTGAGGAAAGAGCTCAAGTCCCACATCCAGAGTCTACCTGATCTCTCCCTCCTGCCCAACGTGACCGGGGGTTTGGCCCCACTCCCGTCAGCCGGAGACCTCTTCTCCACCGACTAA
- the LOC114859074 gene encoding protein-glutamine gamma-glutamyltransferase 2-like isoform X2 has translation MSKVVEIERCDLSSEENNSSHRTELNGEERLIVRRGQAFNITLHLKAGSKDFQPGDSSFTFTAQTGPQPRKESDTDVSFKLCESIVDSEWSASVTTCVGNTVCVSISSSPSAPIGVYALILDQEGQKTSLGQFILLFNPWCPSEYIRLFIQRRICVFFSTGPLCCLTGDAVYMQSETKRQEYVLSQHGQIYRGTHKRIKGTPWNFGQFEPGILDICLKILDKNPKFVFDAAKDCSARGSPVYVTRVLSAMINSNDDRGVLVGKWWDYSGGVHPGNWVGSGDILRQWAERGPVRFGQCWVFAAVACTVSRALGIPCRVVTNFGSAHDTNANLVIENVYDEHGEAISPDSIWNFHVWVDSWMTRPDLGSEYDGWQTSDPTPQETSDGVFCCGPASLRAIKEGELTKKYDTPFIFAEVNADVVDMVRLSDGQLVQISGSTKSVGCFISTKAVGSDKRHDVTHQYKYPEGSKEERQVYEKAQHHNKLQQRGEEPGLQLKIKLAERMFVGSDFEVHAVLTNNHMETRTCTFTFLARAVGYSGKLGETCGLVSDKVELLSGGVKRLTLKLEYNVYRSAITSDRLIQLVAFTLNKETTECSKAEKTIVLDEPDIEIQLMGEATVKQPVAVELTLLNPLPEPLQDCSFTIEGTGLTDGTPVTARVASVGPAEEAKASVELRPSSSGSTVLLVNFDSDKLRNIKSFVNVFVKDHEEV, from the exons ATGAGCAAAG TCGTGGAGATCGAGCGCTGTGATCTCAGCAGTGAGGAGAACAACAGCAGCCATCGCACAGAGCTGAACGGAGAGGAGCGTTTGATCGTCAGGAGGGGCCAGGCCTTTAACATCACTTTGCATCTTAAAGCTGGCAGCAAAGACTTCCAACCTGGCGACTCAAGCTTCACCTTCACTGCACAGACTG GGCCTCAACCGAGAAAAGAGTCTGACACCGACGTTTCCTTCAAACTGTGTGAGTCCATAGTCGACAGTGAGTGGAGCGCGTCTGTCACCACTTGTGTTGGAAACACAGTGTGCGTGTCCATCAGTTCCTCTCCCAGCGCCCCCATCGGCGTTTACGCTCTGATCCTGGACCAGGAGGGCCAGAAGACCAGCTTAGGGCAGTTCATCCTGCTTTTTAACCCTTGGTGTCCCAGTGAGTACATCAGGCTTTTCATCCAGCGAaggatttgtgtgtttttctctactGGTCCATTGTGTTGTCTCACAGGAGATGCCGTTTACATGCAGAGTGAGACAAAGAGGCAGGAGTACGTTCTGTCACAGCACGGGCAGATATACAGAGGAACGCACAAACGCATCAAGGGGACTCCCTGGAACTTTGGTCAG TTTGAACCGGGAATCCTGGATATCTGTCTCAAGATCCTGGACAAAAACCCCAAGTTTGTGTTCGATGCTGCCAAGGACTGTTCTGCCAGGGGGAGTCCAGTGTATGTGACCAGGGTGCTGAGTGCCATG ATCAACAGTAATGATGACAGGGGCGTGCTGGTGGGGAAGTGGTGGGATTATTCTGGCGGGGTTCATCCGGGGAATTGGGTCGGCAGTGGCGACATCCTGCGCCAGTGGGCCGAGAGGGGCCCCGTGCGCTTCGGCCAGTGCTGGGTCTTTGCTGCAGTCGCGTGCACAG tgtccCGCGCTCTGGGCATCCCATGTCGGGTGGTCACAAACTTTGGCTCAGCTCACGATACCAACGCCAACCTGGTGATAGAAAACGTTTATGATGAACACGGTGAAGCGATATCGCCTGATTCGATATG GAACTTCCATGTGTGGGTGGACAGCTGGATGACGCGCCCGGACCTGGGGTCTGAGTACGACGGGTGGCAAACCAGCGACCCCACCCCACAGGAGACGAGTGACG GTGTTTTCTGTTGTGGGCCGGCCTCTCTTAGAGCCATCAAGGAAGGAGAGCTGACCAAGAAGTATGACACCccctttatttttgcagag GTTAATGCCGATGTGGTGGACATGGTGCGCCTCTCAGATGGACAGCTGGTTCAGATCAGTGGCTCCACTAAATCAGTGGGATGCTTCATCAGCACCAAAGCGGTGGGTTCGGACAAGAGGCACGACGTCACACATCAGTACAAGTATCCAGAAG GGTcaaaggaggagaggcaggTGTACGAGAAGGCCCAGCACCACAACAAGctccagcagagaggagaagagccGGGCCTCCAACTCAAG ATCAAGCTGGCTGAGCGTATGTTCGTGGGCTCGGACTTCGAGGTCCATGCCGTCCTCACAAACAATCACATGGAGACAAGGACCTGCACCTTCACGTTTTTGGCCAGAGCCGTCGGCTACAGTGGAAAACTAGGGGAAACCTGTGGGCTTGTTTCAGACAAAGTGGAGCTGCTCTCCGGAGGAG TGAAACGACTGACCCTGAAACTGGAGTATAACGTTTACAGATCAGCGATCACCTCTGACAGGTTAATCCAGCTAGTGGCCTTTACCCTCAATAAGGAAACAACTGAATGCAGTAAAGCAGAAAAGACCATAGTTCTGGACGAGCCAGATATAGAGATCCag CTCATGGGAGAAGCCACAGTGAAGCAGCCTGTGGCGGTGGAGCTGACCTTGCTGAACCCTCTACCGGAGCCGCTGCAGGACTGCAGCTTCACCATAGAGGGGACGGGCCTCACCGACGGCACACCCGTGACAGCGAG GGTTGCGTCAGTGGGTCCCGCAGAGGAAGCCAAGGCCAGTGTTGAGCTCCGTCCCAGCAGCTCCGGCTCCACCGTGCTGCTGGTGAACTTTGACAGTGACAAACTGAGGAACATCAAGAGCTTCGTCAATGTTTTTGTAAAGGACCATGAAGAAGTCTGA
- the LOC114859074 gene encoding protein-glutamine gamma-glutamyltransferase 2-like isoform X1, whose amino-acid sequence MSKVPLSPPAVVEIERCDLSSEENNSSHRTELNGEERLIVRRGQAFNITLHLKAGSKDFQPGDSSFTFTAQTGPQPRKESDTDVSFKLCESIVDSEWSASVTTCVGNTVCVSISSSPSAPIGVYALILDQEGQKTSLGQFILLFNPWCPSEYIRLFIQRRICVFFSTGPLCCLTGDAVYMQSETKRQEYVLSQHGQIYRGTHKRIKGTPWNFGQFEPGILDICLKILDKNPKFVFDAAKDCSARGSPVYVTRVLSAMINSNDDRGVLVGKWWDYSGGVHPGNWVGSGDILRQWAERGPVRFGQCWVFAAVACTVSRALGIPCRVVTNFGSAHDTNANLVIENVYDEHGEAISPDSIWNFHVWVDSWMTRPDLGSEYDGWQTSDPTPQETSDGVFCCGPASLRAIKEGELTKKYDTPFIFAEVNADVVDMVRLSDGQLVQISGSTKSVGCFISTKAVGSDKRHDVTHQYKYPEGSKEERQVYEKAQHHNKLQQRGEEPGLQLKIKLAERMFVGSDFEVHAVLTNNHMETRTCTFTFLARAVGYSGKLGETCGLVSDKVELLSGGVKRLTLKLEYNVYRSAITSDRLIQLVAFTLNKETTECSKAEKTIVLDEPDIEIQLMGEATVKQPVAVELTLLNPLPEPLQDCSFTIEGTGLTDGTPVTARVASVGPAEEAKASVELRPSSSGSTVLLVNFDSDKLRNIKSFVNVFVKDHEEV is encoded by the exons ATGAGCAAAG TGCCTCTGTCGCCTCCCGCAGTCGTGGAGATCGAGCGCTGTGATCTCAGCAGTGAGGAGAACAACAGCAGCCATCGCACAGAGCTGAACGGAGAGGAGCGTTTGATCGTCAGGAGGGGCCAGGCCTTTAACATCACTTTGCATCTTAAAGCTGGCAGCAAAGACTTCCAACCTGGCGACTCAAGCTTCACCTTCACTGCACAGACTG GGCCTCAACCGAGAAAAGAGTCTGACACCGACGTTTCCTTCAAACTGTGTGAGTCCATAGTCGACAGTGAGTGGAGCGCGTCTGTCACCACTTGTGTTGGAAACACAGTGTGCGTGTCCATCAGTTCCTCTCCCAGCGCCCCCATCGGCGTTTACGCTCTGATCCTGGACCAGGAGGGCCAGAAGACCAGCTTAGGGCAGTTCATCCTGCTTTTTAACCCTTGGTGTCCCAGTGAGTACATCAGGCTTTTCATCCAGCGAaggatttgtgtgtttttctctactGGTCCATTGTGTTGTCTCACAGGAGATGCCGTTTACATGCAGAGTGAGACAAAGAGGCAGGAGTACGTTCTGTCACAGCACGGGCAGATATACAGAGGAACGCACAAACGCATCAAGGGGACTCCCTGGAACTTTGGTCAG TTTGAACCGGGAATCCTGGATATCTGTCTCAAGATCCTGGACAAAAACCCCAAGTTTGTGTTCGATGCTGCCAAGGACTGTTCTGCCAGGGGGAGTCCAGTGTATGTGACCAGGGTGCTGAGTGCCATG ATCAACAGTAATGATGACAGGGGCGTGCTGGTGGGGAAGTGGTGGGATTATTCTGGCGGGGTTCATCCGGGGAATTGGGTCGGCAGTGGCGACATCCTGCGCCAGTGGGCCGAGAGGGGCCCCGTGCGCTTCGGCCAGTGCTGGGTCTTTGCTGCAGTCGCGTGCACAG tgtccCGCGCTCTGGGCATCCCATGTCGGGTGGTCACAAACTTTGGCTCAGCTCACGATACCAACGCCAACCTGGTGATAGAAAACGTTTATGATGAACACGGTGAAGCGATATCGCCTGATTCGATATG GAACTTCCATGTGTGGGTGGACAGCTGGATGACGCGCCCGGACCTGGGGTCTGAGTACGACGGGTGGCAAACCAGCGACCCCACCCCACAGGAGACGAGTGACG GTGTTTTCTGTTGTGGGCCGGCCTCTCTTAGAGCCATCAAGGAAGGAGAGCTGACCAAGAAGTATGACACCccctttatttttgcagag GTTAATGCCGATGTGGTGGACATGGTGCGCCTCTCAGATGGACAGCTGGTTCAGATCAGTGGCTCCACTAAATCAGTGGGATGCTTCATCAGCACCAAAGCGGTGGGTTCGGACAAGAGGCACGACGTCACACATCAGTACAAGTATCCAGAAG GGTcaaaggaggagaggcaggTGTACGAGAAGGCCCAGCACCACAACAAGctccagcagagaggagaagagccGGGCCTCCAACTCAAG ATCAAGCTGGCTGAGCGTATGTTCGTGGGCTCGGACTTCGAGGTCCATGCCGTCCTCACAAACAATCACATGGAGACAAGGACCTGCACCTTCACGTTTTTGGCCAGAGCCGTCGGCTACAGTGGAAAACTAGGGGAAACCTGTGGGCTTGTTTCAGACAAAGTGGAGCTGCTCTCCGGAGGAG TGAAACGACTGACCCTGAAACTGGAGTATAACGTTTACAGATCAGCGATCACCTCTGACAGGTTAATCCAGCTAGTGGCCTTTACCCTCAATAAGGAAACAACTGAATGCAGTAAAGCAGAAAAGACCATAGTTCTGGACGAGCCAGATATAGAGATCCag CTCATGGGAGAAGCCACAGTGAAGCAGCCTGTGGCGGTGGAGCTGACCTTGCTGAACCCTCTACCGGAGCCGCTGCAGGACTGCAGCTTCACCATAGAGGGGACGGGCCTCACCGACGGCACACCCGTGACAGCGAG GGTTGCGTCAGTGGGTCCCGCAGAGGAAGCCAAGGCCAGTGTTGAGCTCCGTCCCAGCAGCTCCGGCTCCACCGTGCTGCTGGTGAACTTTGACAGTGACAAACTGAGGAACATCAAGAGCTTCGTCAATGTTTTTGTAAAGGACCATGAAGAAGTCTGA
- the LOC114859074 gene encoding protein-glutamine gamma-glutamyltransferase 2-like isoform X3 encodes MSKVPLSPPAVVEIERCDLSSEENNSSHRTELNGEERLIVRRGQAFNITLHLKAGSKDFQPGDSSFTFTAQTGPQPRKESDTDVSFKLCESIVDSEWSASVTTCVGNTVCVSISSSPSAPIGVYALILDQEGQKTSLGQFILLFNPWCPRDAVYMQSETKRQEYVLSQHGQIYRGTHKRIKGTPWNFGQFEPGILDICLKILDKNPKFVFDAAKDCSARGSPVYVTRVLSAMINSNDDRGVLVGKWWDYSGGVHPGNWVGSGDILRQWAERGPVRFGQCWVFAAVACTVSRALGIPCRVVTNFGSAHDTNANLVIENVYDEHGEAISPDSIWNFHVWVDSWMTRPDLGSEYDGWQTSDPTPQETSDGVFCCGPASLRAIKEGELTKKYDTPFIFAEVNADVVDMVRLSDGQLVQISGSTKSVGCFISTKAVGSDKRHDVTHQYKYPEGSKEERQVYEKAQHHNKLQQRGEEPGLQLKIKLAERMFVGSDFEVHAVLTNNHMETRTCTFTFLARAVGYSGKLGETCGLVSDKVELLSGGVKRLTLKLEYNVYRSAITSDRLIQLVAFTLNKETTECSKAEKTIVLDEPDIEIQLMGEATVKQPVAVELTLLNPLPEPLQDCSFTIEGTGLTDGTPVTARVASVGPAEEAKASVELRPSSSGSTVLLVNFDSDKLRNIKSFVNVFVKDHEEV; translated from the exons ATGAGCAAAG TGCCTCTGTCGCCTCCCGCAGTCGTGGAGATCGAGCGCTGTGATCTCAGCAGTGAGGAGAACAACAGCAGCCATCGCACAGAGCTGAACGGAGAGGAGCGTTTGATCGTCAGGAGGGGCCAGGCCTTTAACATCACTTTGCATCTTAAAGCTGGCAGCAAAGACTTCCAACCTGGCGACTCAAGCTTCACCTTCACTGCACAGACTG GGCCTCAACCGAGAAAAGAGTCTGACACCGACGTTTCCTTCAAACTGTGTGAGTCCATAGTCGACAGTGAGTGGAGCGCGTCTGTCACCACTTGTGTTGGAAACACAGTGTGCGTGTCCATCAGTTCCTCTCCCAGCGCCCCCATCGGCGTTTACGCTCTGATCCTGGACCAGGAGGGCCAGAAGACCAGCTTAGGGCAGTTCATCCTGCTTTTTAACCCTTGGTGTCCCA GAGATGCCGTTTACATGCAGAGTGAGACAAAGAGGCAGGAGTACGTTCTGTCACAGCACGGGCAGATATACAGAGGAACGCACAAACGCATCAAGGGGACTCCCTGGAACTTTGGTCAG TTTGAACCGGGAATCCTGGATATCTGTCTCAAGATCCTGGACAAAAACCCCAAGTTTGTGTTCGATGCTGCCAAGGACTGTTCTGCCAGGGGGAGTCCAGTGTATGTGACCAGGGTGCTGAGTGCCATG ATCAACAGTAATGATGACAGGGGCGTGCTGGTGGGGAAGTGGTGGGATTATTCTGGCGGGGTTCATCCGGGGAATTGGGTCGGCAGTGGCGACATCCTGCGCCAGTGGGCCGAGAGGGGCCCCGTGCGCTTCGGCCAGTGCTGGGTCTTTGCTGCAGTCGCGTGCACAG tgtccCGCGCTCTGGGCATCCCATGTCGGGTGGTCACAAACTTTGGCTCAGCTCACGATACCAACGCCAACCTGGTGATAGAAAACGTTTATGATGAACACGGTGAAGCGATATCGCCTGATTCGATATG GAACTTCCATGTGTGGGTGGACAGCTGGATGACGCGCCCGGACCTGGGGTCTGAGTACGACGGGTGGCAAACCAGCGACCCCACCCCACAGGAGACGAGTGACG GTGTTTTCTGTTGTGGGCCGGCCTCTCTTAGAGCCATCAAGGAAGGAGAGCTGACCAAGAAGTATGACACCccctttatttttgcagag GTTAATGCCGATGTGGTGGACATGGTGCGCCTCTCAGATGGACAGCTGGTTCAGATCAGTGGCTCCACTAAATCAGTGGGATGCTTCATCAGCACCAAAGCGGTGGGTTCGGACAAGAGGCACGACGTCACACATCAGTACAAGTATCCAGAAG GGTcaaaggaggagaggcaggTGTACGAGAAGGCCCAGCACCACAACAAGctccagcagagaggagaagagccGGGCCTCCAACTCAAG ATCAAGCTGGCTGAGCGTATGTTCGTGGGCTCGGACTTCGAGGTCCATGCCGTCCTCACAAACAATCACATGGAGACAAGGACCTGCACCTTCACGTTTTTGGCCAGAGCCGTCGGCTACAGTGGAAAACTAGGGGAAACCTGTGGGCTTGTTTCAGACAAAGTGGAGCTGCTCTCCGGAGGAG TGAAACGACTGACCCTGAAACTGGAGTATAACGTTTACAGATCAGCGATCACCTCTGACAGGTTAATCCAGCTAGTGGCCTTTACCCTCAATAAGGAAACAACTGAATGCAGTAAAGCAGAAAAGACCATAGTTCTGGACGAGCCAGATATAGAGATCCag CTCATGGGAGAAGCCACAGTGAAGCAGCCTGTGGCGGTGGAGCTGACCTTGCTGAACCCTCTACCGGAGCCGCTGCAGGACTGCAGCTTCACCATAGAGGGGACGGGCCTCACCGACGGCACACCCGTGACAGCGAG GGTTGCGTCAGTGGGTCCCGCAGAGGAAGCCAAGGCCAGTGTTGAGCTCCGTCCCAGCAGCTCCGGCTCCACCGTGCTGCTGGTGAACTTTGACAGTGACAAACTGAGGAACATCAAGAGCTTCGTCAATGTTTTTGTAAAGGACCATGAAGAAGTCTGA